The Amblyomma americanum isolate KBUSLIRL-KWMA chromosome 3, ASM5285725v1, whole genome shotgun sequence genome window below encodes:
- the LOC144123314 gene encoding facilitated trehalose transporter Tret1-like, translating to MGAAVEEVPAQAIAAFLVALHVGCAAMFAAGTMVAKRHRLLGGSASLVAGTLFIFRPLEYLSFSKWSVDEQPSGTSWGAVLSVTSLVVAYSVGLCHLPVLLTGELLPSTLRHPASSLVWASRWIVAFVMLHFDADVLNAFNQRASLLTLSMVVLLIAATVVILIPETEGCTLEDIEHR from the exons ATGGGGGCTGCGGTCGAAGAGGTGCCCGCGCAGGCAATAGCCGCGTTCCTGGTGGCTCTCCACGTCGGGTGTGCCGCCATGTTTGCCGCCGGGACGATGGTCGCCAAACGCCACAGGCTGCTTGGCGGCTCGGCTAGTCTGGTGGCTGGCACGCTGTTCATCTTCCGGCCGCTCGAGTACCTGAGCTTCAG TAAGTGGTCGGTGGACGAGCAGCCTTCGGGGACCAGCTGGGGCGCCGTGCTCTCGGTCACATCGCTAGTGGTGGCTTACTCGGTGGGCCTGTGCCACCTTCCGGTGCTGCTCACCGGCGAGCTGTTGCCGTCGACGCTGCGGCACCCGGCGTCATCGCTCGTTTGGGCGTCGCGTTGGATTGTGGCATTCGTGATGCTCCACTTCGACGCGGATGTGCTCAACGCTTTCAACCAAAGAGCTTCCCTGCTGACTCTTAGCATGGTGGTGCTCCTGATCGCAGCTACCGTCGTCATTCTCATCCCCGAGACTGAAGGTTGCACTCTAGAAGACATAGAACACCGATGA
- the LOC144123315 gene encoding uncharacterized protein LOC144123315 gives MREKEIQRTCLAVLHSQFGQALHTIIAADEEGEDRTADTVKIIWKHVRSTALQRLTIAKALELDKRVLVLSRANVAKIHSGLKPVDPETDVAFQEPYTDSFLANLILNTRLTGRRIDISKGFRSLPLWRGEFEAVHVRPDFLYPLAPEPSVNYGTMGVLAAGKMFDSALQNSSSDDHHEGEVEEKLGECIVSYAKKTLKLELKPEDWKTNIKARWAMETALLATRRSPNFMKRPVFDRFLMVRFGRTYCGEKFRSPLEFATRSSPLFVDAFACHRHPAPDC, from the exons ATGCGCGAAAAGGAGATCCAAAGGAC ATGCCTAGCGGTGCTGCACTCCCAGTTCGGCCAAGCGTTACACACCATCATCGCTGCCGACGAAGAAGGCGAGGACAGAACAGCGGACACCGTAAAAATCATCTGGAAGCACGTTCGAAGCACCGCCCTCCAAAGGCTTACCATCGCCAAGGCACTTGAGCTGGACAAGAGAGTCCTGGTATTGTCCCGCGCCAACGTTGCCAAGATACACA GTGGGCTAAAGCCAGTGGACCCCGAAACTGACGTGGCCTTCCAAGAACCTTACACCGATTCTTTTTTGGCTAACCTGATCCTAAACACACGACTGACGGGCAGGCGGATCGATATTAGCAAGGGATTCCGATCACTGCCCCTGTGGCGAGGAGAGTTTGAAGCGGTGCATGTTCGACCCGACTTCCTGTACCCATTGGCTCCTGAACCCAGTGTCAACTACGGAACGATGGGAGTCCTCGCTGCCGGAAAGATGTTTGACTCTGCCCTGCAGAATTCCTCCTCCGATGACCACCACGAGGGAGAGGTCGAAGAAAAACTTGGTGAATGCATTGTGTCGTACGCCAAGAAGACCCTGAAGCTCGAGTTGAAACCCGAAGACTGGAAGACCAACATAAAGGCGAGATGGGCGATGGAAACTGCGCTCTTAGCCACTAGAAGGAGCCCGAACTTTATGAAGAGGCCCGTTTTTGACCGCTTCCTGATGGTGCGATTTGGCCGCACGTACTGCGGGGAAAAATTCAGGTCGCCGCTGGAATTTGCGACCAGGTCATCGCCGTTGTTCGTCGACGCCTTTGCTTGTCACCGCCACCCGGCTCCGGACTGCTGA
- the LOC144124126 gene encoding uncharacterized protein LOC144124126, with the protein MPHMKKSSLASRGSRGSLAAPLPAAAAVPLGSTEELQSPPLNAAMEALRHMRHRAKGATPVTDSDSGYLFGNHVRSMLLACWGAMGAGTALGFASAALGFIEHEPWYNVTPNSPPQNRWIADSLLLGATVGALLSGILLHLVGYRRTLLLSSGGLVILWSLLAASSSVSLIIATRVASGMCVGVVTNCACLYVADVSPPSKRAFFGGLSEVAMSAGLLVAYLLGGLAWELQAGGCALASVPVLALHSYVVENPRWLLIRGRSLDADTAVMRLYGIDPPPDFRRQRLQGAPPAEPEPVHLRWPTQASG; encoded by the exons ATGCCCCACATGAAGAAATCAAGCCT GGCGTCGAGGGGAAGTCGTGGCTCTCTTGCAGCGCCGCTGCCGGCGGCCGCTGCGGTGCCGCTCGGCTCGACCGAGGAGCTGCAGTCGCCGCCGCTAAACGCGGCCATGGAGGCGTTGAGGCACATGCGGCATCGGGCCAAAGGCGCCACGCCCGTCACCGACTCAGACAGCGGGTACCTTTTCGGAAACCACGTGCGCTCCATGCTTCTAGCCTGCTGGGGCGCCATGGGCGCTGGCACGGCGCTGGGCTTCGCTTCGGCCGCCCTGGGCTTCATCGAGCACGAACCCTGGTACAACGTGACGCCCAACAGCCCGCCTCAGAACCGGTGGATCGCCGACAGCTTGCTCCTGGGTGCCACCGTGGGGGCGCTGCTGTCGG GCATCCTGCTGCACCTGGTGGGATACCGGAGGACGCTGCTGCTCTCTTCAGGCGGCCTGGTCATCCTCTGGAGCCTCCTTGCCGCGTCCAGCAGCGTCAGCCTGATCATTGCCACACGGGTAGCCAGCGGCATGTGCGTGGGCGTTGTTACCAACTGTGCCTGCCTCTACGTGGCCGACGTGTCCCCTCCGTCCAAGAGAGCCTTCTTCGGAGGCCTGTCTGAG GTGGCGATGAGCGCAGGCCTGTTGGTCGCCTACCTGCTGGGCGGCCTTGCATGGGAGCTGCAGGCGGGCGGCTGTGCACTCGCCTCGGTGCCCGTGTTGGCGCTGCATAGCTACGTGGTCGAGAACCCGCGCTGGCTGCTGATACGCGGGCGTTCTCTGGACGCTGACACGGCCGTAATGCGCCTGTACGGCATTGACCCGCCGCCGGACTTCCGACGCCAGCGCCTCCAAGGGGCACCGCCGGCAGAGCCCGAACCCGTTCACCTCCGCTGGCCGACACAAGCCAG CGGCTAA